From the Sphingobacteruim zhuxiongii genome, the window AATAATACATTCTGAGAAAACTTCACAATCGTGCTTATCTCCAATGCCCGCTCACCTACTAAGGATCCGGATGCAACAACTGCTCCAGTAGTATCAATACTTCCACCTAACCAAGCTCCTGTGACTTCTTGCGAAAGATTTAACCATTCAGCGATATAAGGCATAAAGATCATCATCGGAATTGCAGTAATCAATACCAACGATATTACATACGAGAGTTTTTTACTATCCCCTTTAATTGCACCTGACGTTGCTATCGCGGCGGAAACACCACATATAGACACGGCACTTGAAAGCATTAAGGACATCTCTTTATCAATCTTAAGCTTTCGACAAACCCAATAAGCAAAATACCAAACGGACACAACCACCAAAAGTGCTTGGACTAATCCCAGCATACCTGCTTTTAAGATATCCCCAAAAATGACAGTAGTACCAAGTAAAACTAAACCTATCTTAACATAGAGTTCTGTGCTTAATGCATCTTTAAACCATTGGGGCAGCTTAAAACAATTGCTGATGATCAAGCCGATCGCCAATGAAAATATTACCGCTTCTAGATTATAGTTCTTTACTGATTCATTCCCTGCAAGTATCAACGCAAATACCGTAAGTATCATAACGATTGGAAATACAATAAGTAAAGATTTAAGGTTTTTACCGAGTAAGAGTGCACCAGCAATCGCAGTGACATAAACTAAAGCAAATTGAGCACCGATACTTTTTAGATTTTCAAGGCTAAGCACTTTAGCACTTAGATCTTCAACATTAGCCCAAGTAAATGATGGTTTAGGAATAATAACTCCTGAAAGAGCAAGAATAATAATCGTAAGACCAAGGATTACAACTACCCAATCTTCCGACAAAGCAAATGATTTATTAGACATGAAAGTTTAAACTGATTATTTTATCAAAGTTTTTATAGCGTCATGAAGATAGGGAAAATTAAATTTAAAGCCGTTTTTTAGCGTAACAATTGTTGTTACAGGCACTGTTTCTAGCAGTAAACTGGAATCTGTACCTTTTACTAACGCTCCTAGTTTTGCTAGCGGAGTAGGCAGTGGCAACCCAAATGACCGACCTACTGCTTTTCTTAAAACTTCCATGAAATGCTTATTCGTTTCAGGATTTGGGCTGCAAGCGTGAAAAATCTCTGCTGGGTCCTCTTGTCGTATTATCCAATCGATTAATCGAACAAAGTCTTCCTCATGAATCCAGGGCATCATTTGATTACCCGATCCAATTGTCCCAGCAAGGCCTAACTTTGCTAATGGTATTAATTCTTCCAATATCCCTGAATTCTTTGATAACAAGGGACTCATACGGAGGATAACTTTCTTCGTATTTGGGGTAGAGGAATGCAGACATGCAGCCTCCCAATCTTGCGTCAGTTTCGCTAAGAAATCTTTCCCGTATGCAACACTTTCTTCATCTTGAAGACCACTTGCTCCATTAAAAATAGAGACCCCCGAGAAATTAACCCATAACTTGGGCGGATTCGAATGTCTTTCGATTACTTTTGCCAAGAGCTTCGTTGGCTGTATTCGTGAATTATAAAGTATTTCTCTATTTTTCCTATTAAACCTCCGATTTATCGAAGCGCCAGAAAGATTAATCAAAACATCGGCATCATCGAGAGACTTTGTCCAATCACCTTCAGTCAGGCCATCCCAGACTATGAATTCGACGCCTGGGTGATGTTTTATCATTTTCTTCCTAGAAAGGATGACAATTTGATCATCTTTCTCCTTAAAATAAGGAAGGAGTAAATGTCCTAAATTACCCGTCCCGCCTGCTAATACAATTTTTGCCATTATAGAGTTACCTTAATTTGGAAATGATCCGCTAATGCGATCCTTGCTGCGTGGAAACCACACATACCGTGTACTCCTCCACCTGGAGGAGTTGATGAGGACGTTAAGTATACCTTGCTATTGGAGGTTCTATAGGGAGTTAAAGAGAAATTTGGTCGTGTATAGAGCTGTCCCAAATCCATCAATCCGCCATTGATGTCTCCCCCAACATAATTAGGGTTATAACTTTCCATCTGCTGTGTATTGAAACTATGTCTTGCAAGAATCGTATCCTTAAATCCTGGAGCAAATCGTTCAATCTGGTTTTCAATAATCTGCGAACAATCGGCTGTTGATCCATGTGGAACATGACAGTAAGCCCAAGCTGTTTGTTTCCCTTCAGGTGCTCGCGAAGGATCAAATACACTTTGTTGTGAAAGTAAAACATAAGGTCTGTCTGGTATTCTTCCTAAGCCGGTTAGATACTCAGCGGAAGCAATCTCTTCCAATGTTCCTCCCAGATGTACTGTCGAGGCTTTTCCGACTTCAGGATTATGAAAAGGAATAGGATCAGACAATGCCCAGTCCATCTTGAACACCCCCATACCTTGTCGATACCTAGACAATTGATTTCGATATCCACTTCTGAGATTTAAACCTTTAATTGCCAATAACTGTTTCGGGGTTAAGTCCAAGAGCAAGACACGATGCTTCGGTAGTTGTGCCATATCTTCTAGCCATATGCCAGTCTGTACTTCGCCTCCGATTGCCCTAAATAAAGACGCTAGCGCATCTGCTAGTGCCTGGGAGCCCCCTTGAATCATTGGCCAGCCGTATCGATGCCCTATCGTTCCTAAAACCATCCCGACAGCTGCTGTAGTAAGATTATCTAGCGGTTGAATGCCGTGTGCACAAAGTCCTGCCCACAGTGCTTTTGCTTCTTCCGTTTTAAACGTCTTCGCAATGCTTGAAGTTGAAGGCAATGCCTTCAAACCAAACTTTGCCATTAATAAAGGGTTTCTCGGAATTCTTAACGGGCCGAGTATATCGTTAGCCAATTCTTCCCATTGATCAACGAACGGTTGAAAAAGAGTTTGATAAGCCCTACTATCCTTTCCAAGAAGTTCGGCAGTATGTTTTAAATCCCGATGTAGTATTGCAGCATGTTTAGGATCTATAGGATGAGCAACCTCGTAAGGAGCATAAATAAACTTTAAACCGTGCTGCTCTAAGGGAAGCGAAGATAAAAAGGGCGACGCAAGCGCCATAGGATGTACGGCCGAACAAATATCATGTTTGAAACCAGGAAGAGTAAGCTCCTTCGTTCGCATTCCACCACCTAGGGTATCCGCTCCTTCCATCAGAAGCGTCTTCAAACCCTGTTGCTGAAGTAATATTGCAGCGGCAAAGCCATTTGGCCCAGATCCTACAACTATGGCATCGTATGCATCCAAATTGGTTGTCTTTGTTGAATTATAAAGATAAGAAAAAAGCCCCGATCTCTCGGGGCTTCTCCATAATCAACCTTAATACTAGAAACAGTATTTATTTTCTTCAATAAGCTTTTTCGCAATGCGCTGACGAGCCTCTTTGACATTGAATGGCTGTGCTTTCGTAAAGCGACGTAAGCCGACTAACATCATGTTTAACTCATCCCCTTCTGCGAAAGAATATAACGCTTCTTTTCCTGCAATGTTTACTTTATCAACGGCAGAATATAAATATACTTTAGCCATGTCTGCCGCATAAGCCGCTTTATCACCTCCTACGCTGTAATGTAATTTCTCTGCACGTAGCAAAGCAGACTCAGCAACATATACATAACCTATAATATCGGAGATATTCATCAGAATCTCTTGTTCCTTGGATAGCGACATCATTAATTTCTGAACAGCAGCTCCTGCAATCATCAAACCTGTCTTCTTTAGATTAGCGATAATTTTCTTTTCTGTAGCAAAAGCTGTTTCATCTTCTTCTCCGAAATCAGGAATTGACATTAACTCGCTCGCAACGGCAGTCGCTGGTCCCATTAAGTCGATTTCTCCTTTCATTGCACGCTTCAATAACATATCAACTACTAATAGACGATTTACTTCGTTTGTGCCTTCAAAGATTCGATTAATACGTGCATCACGATAAGCACGCTCCATTGGCGCTTCAGCTGAATAGCCCATACCTCCGTAAATTTGAACACCCTCGTCTACTACGTAATCCAACATCTCTGAACACCACACTTTGATGATCGCACATTCAATCGCAAATTGTTCTACCGATTTCAATTTTGCTTTTGCTTGATCCATGCCCCCTTCAATTAATGCATCGTATGCATCATCGATATTCTGTCCCGCGCGATAAGCCGCAGACTCATTGGCAAACAAACGAATCGCTGATTCTGCCATCTTATAACGAATCGCTCCAAATTTTGATATCGGCAAATTAAATTGTACACGTTCGTTAGCATAATTAATTGCTGTGGATAATACCGAACGTGCAGATCCAATCGTAGCTGCACCAAGCTTAATGCGGCCGATATTTAGAATATTTACGGCGATTTTAAATCCATTTTCACGTTCAGAAAGCATGTTCTCTACCGGAACCGCACAGTCATTAAAGAAAATCTGGCGAGTTGAAGAACCTTTAATCCCTAATTTATGCTCTTCTGGGTTCATCGTTATTCCGCCAAAGTCCTTCTCAACAATAAAAGCTGTTAGATTTTTATCGTCATCAATCTTTGCAAATACGATATATATATCGGCGAATCCACCATTTGTAATCCACATCTTTTGACCATTGATCAGATAATGTGTTCCTTCTGCATTTAATTTCGCGGATGTACGGCCAGAGTTGGCATCTGATCCTGAGTTCGGCTCTGTTAAACAATATGCCGCTTTCCATTCGCCTGTACCTAATTTTGGAATATACTTCGCTTTCTGCTCTGCATTTCCGTAATAAAGAATAGGCAATGTTCCGATTCCTGTATGTGCAGACAGGGCTACTGCGAAAGAAAAACCACCACCTACAGCATCTGCAACAAGCATTGAAGTGTTGAAGCTTTTACCGAAGCCACCATATTCCTCTGGAATAGATACGCCAAGCATGCCCAACTCACCCGCTTTGTCCATCAGACCTTGCATTAAACCTTCCTCTTGCGCATCAATACGATCTAATTTGTTTAATACTTCAGTATCTAAAAAGTCTACACAAGTCTGGCGAATCATTTGCGCCTCTTCGTCGAACTCTTCAGGAATGAATATATCCGTATAAGGTGTTTCTCTGATAACGAACTCACCACCTTTAATTGCTTTGTTTTTAATTTCTTCAGACATCGTATTCTATTTTAAGTCTAATACTTCTTTCAATTTTATAGTAACTCGAAAATACCTGCAGCACCCTGACCGGTACCAACACACATAGTCACCATACCATATTTTTTATCTTGACGCTTCAATTCGTTTAGAACTTGAACCGTTAATTTAGCACCGGTACATCCTAGTGGATGTCCTAATGCGATTGCACCACCGTTCACATTAACTTTTTCTTCTGGCAATCCTAACTCACGTATAACCGCTAGTGATTGCGATGCAAAAGCCTCATTCAATTCGAACAAGTCAATATCTTCCTTTTTCAGTCCTGCTTGTTCTAAAGCTTTTGGAATAGCGTAAATTGGACCAATCCCCATAATTCGAGGAGGAACACCAGCGACAGCATAGCTGATCAACTTAGCAATAGGTTTAAGACCAAGTTCATTCATTTTTCGCTCAGACATCAACAAAACGAACGCTGCCCCATCGGATGTTTGCGAAGAATTACCCGCAGTTACAGAACCATCCGCTTGAAATACCGGTCTTAATTTCGCTAAAGCATCTAATGTACTATCCGCTCTAGGACCTTCATCCGTATCAACGACATATTCACGAGTTGCCATTTTGCCATCTTTCAAGTAGTTTTCTTTAACCGTAATCGGTACAATTCCATCTTTTAAATGACCATTTTGAATGGCTGCGATTGCTTTCTGATGAGATTTCAAGGCGAAGGCGTCTTGATCTTCACGTGAAACGTTGAAGTCATGCGCAACAGCTTCAGCTGTTAAACCCATTCCCCAGTACCAATCAGGATTTTCCTTCGCTACCACAGGATTCGGGACAATCTTCCATCCTCCAAAAGGCATCCCAGACATCACTTCAACACCCCCAGCAATAATAACATCCGCCATTCCAGCTTTAATCTTTGCTGTTGCTGTTGCAATCGTTTCTAATCCTGACGCGCAGTAACGATTTACCGTCACCCCAGGGACTTTGTCCGTCTCCAATCCCATTAAAGAGATTAGACGAGCGACATTTAAACCTTGCTCCGCCTCAGGCATCGCATTGCCGACGATCACATCGTCGATTTCCTCTTTATTTAAATTTGGAACAGATCCCACCAGATGTTTGATGACATCGGCCGCCAAATCATCGGCACGCATAAAGCGAAAACCACCTCTTGGGGCTTTGCCCACCGCTGTACGAAATCCTGCTACAATGTATGCTTCCATTTTTTATAGTATTTAGTAATGAGTATTTAGAAGTTAGACTGATTGACGTAGTTTCTTTTGCAAAGCATAGTTCATTTTCTGAACTTCATATAAGTTGCAAAGTATTCCTGACAAGTCTTCCTGTTCTAAATAGCCTAAATTTCTCGATATTATTAACTGTGTTTCTACTTCGTATGTCGACGCATGTGCTATTGACAAATATTGGATAAATTCCTTATTCGAATTTCTTCCTGCCCCTTCGGCAATATTGGAAGGGATGGATACCGCTGCCCTATTTATTTGACTAATCAAATTAAATTGCTCTCCTTTCGGAAAAAGGCAAGTGACCTTATAAATATCAGACACTAATTCGATAGCTTTTTGCCATATTTTCAACCGCTTATAATCGTGCATTTATATTTAGTATTGTATAGTGTGCTTTTATTCCTAAGCTAAAAAGCTGATGAGACTTTATCTTAACTCCCAAAACAACATTTTATTAATATTTATAGACTGCTTAGATCTAAATACCTACTACTCAATACTAAATACTAATGCTAATTCCTCAAAGCCTTCCCTTTGGTCAACATATGTTGAATACGTTCTAAAGTTTTGCGCTCGCCGCAAAGCTCTAGGAATGCTTTTCTTTCAAGATCTAAAAGGTATTGCTCGGATACTTCTGTTGGTGCGGACAAATCACCGCCACACATGACCCAACCTAATTTCTCAGAAATTTTCTTGTCATGATCGGAGATGTAATTCCCGGCACGCATAGAAGAAGCTCCAACGTATACAATCCCTAAACCTTGATTACCCAGCACTTTGATATCATTTCTTGGTGCTGGTTGGATGTAACCTTCATCGGCCAACTCGATAGCTTTCGCTTTCGCATCCGCTAACAGTCGCGCACGATTCATCGTAATTGCATATTTACCTTTTTCCAAATAACCAAGTTCATACGCCTCTACTGCTGAAGTAGATACTTTCGCTTGTCCGACAGTAAGAAAACGATCTTTCAACGTATTTTGTGTAATCTGATCCTCTTTGTATTCATCCGATGCGCGCAAAGCAAACTCTTTCGAGCCTCCACCACCTGGGATAACTCCAACTCCAAATTCCACTAAACCCATATAGGTTTCCGCATGCGCTTGAACAAAATCAGCGTGCATAGAAAACTCACATCCACCACCTAGTGCCAATTGGAATGGCGCAACAACCACTGGAATTGATGAATAACGTATGCGCATAGAGGTATTTTGGAACATACGGATTGCCATGTTCAACTCATCGTAGTCTTGCTCTACTGCCATCATGAAGATCATTCCGATATTAGCTCCAGCGGAGAAGTTTTTACCATCATTGCTGATCACTAATCCGCGATATTCTTTTTCGGCTAAATCGATCGCTTTATTGATCCCCTGAATGACATCACCACCAATTGTGTTCATCTTTGTATGGAATTCACAATTGATAATACCATCACCTAAGTCGATAATAGACACCCCGGAATTTTTCCAGATTGTTTTTGTATCTCGGATATGATCCAAGACGATCAAATCTTCCGTTCCTGGAATAGGTTTGTACGATTTGGAAGCAATATCATAGAAGTGACGAACGCCATTTTCTACTTTATAAAACGATTCGAATCCTGCGGCTAACATATCATGAACCCAACTAGCGACTTCACCATCTTGACCTGGAAGACGTTTCTCTTCTTTCTTAATTTTTTCAATCGTTTCTCGAACGCCTAGTGCATCCCATACTTCGAATGGACCAATTTCCCAACCGAATCCTGCACGCATAGCGTCATCGATACGGAAGAAATCGTCAGTAATTTCTGGAACACGTTTAGAAACGTATTCAAACAAAGGATAATGCATTGCACGGAACAGTTCTGCAGCCTTGTCTGTACCTTGCTCATAGACTTTCATTCTTTTACGAATGTCTTCTACGGCTTTCGTTGCCTCCAATGTAGCAGATTTAACCTTTTGCTGTGTTCCAAATTCAAAAGTCTTTAAGTTCAATGAAAGGATTTCGGAATTCCCATTTGCATCCTTCACTTTCTCGTAAAAGCCTTTCTTTGTTTTCTCACCTAACCACTTATTTTCTACCATTTTGGTGATAAAGGCAGGCAATTGAAATACGCCTTTTGCCTCATCATTGGGAGCGTTCTGAGCAAGACCATTCGCAACATTGACCAACGTATCTAAACCAACAACATCTGCCGTACGGAAGGTTGCCGATTTAGGATGTCCCATTGCAGGGCCAGTATATTTATCGACCTCTTCAACCGTCAGGTTCATTTTCTCCACTAAGTGCGTAAGTGCAAGCATAGAGTAAACACCGATACGGTTACCAATAAATGCTGGTGTATCTTTACATAAAACTACTGTCTTACCTAACATCTCATCTCCAAACTCCATTAAGAAATCAACAACTTCTTTCTTGGTGTTTGGCGTTGGGATTATCTCTAATAATTGTAAATAGCGTGGTGGATTGAAAAAGTGGGTTCCACAAAAGTGGGTTTTAAAATCTTCCGAACGTCCTTCCTCCATTAAATGGATTGGTATACCTGAGGTATTTGATGTAATCAACGTCCCTGGCTTGCGGTATTTCTCGACTTGGTCGAAAACTGATTTTTTGATATCCAACCGTTCTACAACAACTTCAATAACCCAGTCTACCTGCGCAATCTTATGCATATCATCCTCGAAATTTCCAGTAGAAATCCGCTTTACAAAAGACTTGCTGAATAAAGGCGCTGGATTCGACTTGATAGCCGTGTCCAATGAGCTGTTTACAATACGATTGCGAACAACTGGACTCTCGAAGGTCAAGCCTTTGGCCTCTTCGGCAGGCAAAAGCTCACGTGGAACAATATCCAATAATAAAACCTCCACACCTATATTAGCAAAGTGGCAAGCAATTCGCGATCCCATTACCCCGGATCCTAATACAGCTACTCTTTTAATATGTCTATTCATATCTTCTTATTTTTTTATGACTTATTGCGCTACTTTACTTTCTGGCGCATAGTTTATTGCTAATTCATTAATCTTAGCCAAAGCTTTGATTAGGCTCGTACGCTCTCTGTCTGAAAATGAATTGTTCAGAAATTCATTAAACTCGCGAACAACATCTTTGGCAACGCCACGCTTCTCCCTGCCCAATTCGGTTAAGAACACTTTGACAGAACGCTTATCGGTTTCGCTGGTTTCTCGATAGATGAACCCTAGGCTCTCTAAATTGTTCAACACACGAGAAAGTGAGGTTGTCTTCACCCCTGTTGAATTGGCAATTTGAGAAACCGGAGTACCCTCACGATGAATATTAATTAAAATGTATCCAGCAGCTTGCGTAAAGCCATGCTGTGAAGCAATGACATTATATTTATTCGCAACCGTCTGCCAGGCTGTCTTTAAAAAATAATCTATGGTATTATCTTGGCTCATACTTGGAAAGCTTATTTATTATGCAAGCATAACAAATTTAACAGATTGATTTTAAAAAACAAACTCTTTTGTGATTTTTTAATAAATCTTTGACACAGTTGAATTAATTTATATTAAACATGGTAATCACCATGTAAGTTTTAAAAATGTGGAAAACTTTTACAATCTGATTTTCAGTTAATTATATAATATTTAAAATGGGTTATAAACAGCGAGGCGCATTTTCCACTTTTTATTACATTAACTTTGTACACAAATTAAATTAACATGGCATTAGTAAATATCCCAAGATTAGATTTAACGCATTATACCGCGGGTACTCCAGAGCAACGTGCTCAGTTTGTGCAAGATTTAGGTAAGGCCTTTAATGAAACTGGCTTTGTAACCATTGCAAACCATGGTCTTTCTGACGAACTAATCGACAGTCTTTATGACAATGTAAAAACGTTTTTTGGCCTAGCAGAAAATATTAAACGCCAATATGAGTTTCCTGAATTAGCGGGACAACGTGGATATACTGCAAAAGGCAGAGAGAAAGCGAAGGATTCTACAACGCCCGATTTAAAAGAATTTTGGCAACGTGGTCAAACGATCGTTGGCGAGGAATACTCAAAAACAGATTTCCCCGACAATCCTGAGGTGACGGAACTTCCATCCTTCAATATAACAACTGCAGAAATCTACAAGAAATTGGAAGATGCAGGCCGTAATCTATTAAAAGCAATCGCGAATTATTTAGAGCTTCCAGAAGATTATTTCGAAAAATATGTAGTGAATGGTAATTCTATTTTACGCGCAATTCACTATTTCCCTATTGAAAACCCAGACGCTATATCGCCAGAAGCGGTACGTGCAGGTGCGCATGAGGACATCAACTTAATTACCTTGTTAATCGGAGCAAGCGCCGACGGTTTAGAGGTATTGACAAAAGACAATGAATGGTTCCCAATTAGAGCGAAAGGAAAAGATATCGTTGTAAATGTTGGTGATATGTTGCAGCGCTTAACAAATAATAAACTTAAATCAACAACCCACCGAGTTGTAAATCCACCAAGAGAGCATATGGGTACTTCTCGCTTTTCAGTTCCTTTCTTTTTACATCCGAAAGCGAGCATGAGTTTAGCAAGTTTAGAATCTTGCATAGATGCAGAACATCCTAAAGCGTATGAAGATTACACCGCAGGACAATATTTAGACGAACGTTTAAGAGAAATTGGCTTAAAAATGTAAATTAAGCTCCCTACATAATAAAAAAGGACAATCTGAGAAAGATTGTCCTTTTTTATTATCCTTCAATAGCAACATGAAGATTATTTAGAACTACTCTTCAATCTGAAGTCTAACCGATTTGGGAAGCGCTTTTACAATCAATTCGTAGCTATGATCAATAAGTTCTATAAGTTGCTTATCATTTAATTGCCGATTCGCATGCACAGTATTCCAATGCTTCTTATTCATATGATAACCCGGCTTTACAGTATTTTCATATTTCTCGCGAAGCTCAACAGCGTATTCAGGATCACATTTAACATTGAAGCTTAACTCTTCAAATTGATCTAAACCCACCAGCAGAAACACTTTGCCCATCACCTTAAAGACTAGCGTATCCGGCCCAAAAGGTGTTTCTTCGGTCGCTGCATTTTTGGAAATACAGTAATCTCTCAATTCTTCAATATTCATACAGCCAAAACTTTCTGATTAATATAGGTTAAAAGTAAATTATTAAACGAGTGTCTCCAACAATTGGTTTTTATTTTTTTTTAATCAGAGACAATTCGAATCAAAATCAAAAACAGACCAAACGCTTTTCAGTCCCAACACCTGTTGGTTCTGGAAGGGGACTGATTCGGAGCTTATTCGGAAGTGAAAGGGATGTGAAAGGGATGTGAGCGAACTAGGCCCGAGTAAAAATAATATACTAGACCTTACAAAAAAAGAGATCTTGTAAACAAGATCTCTTCTAAAATATTTAAACTAAATAGTTACTGCCCGCTGCCGAACCTTTATTCAGCCAAGGCTGCTTGTAACTCTTTCTGAATTTCTTCGCCTTTATCGTCATTGTACCAGCGTTGAATAGCCTCTTTAATTTCTGGGAAGGGCTTTCCATCTGCTTTCATCTCGTCAAAAATTGTCTGCAAAGCCAATGGTCTAGGTCCCCAAACAATTTTATCATGTCCAACGTCATTTCGAATAATCAATTTAGGAATTGATTTGCCGCCGTTTGTTAAATACTCATCGATCAGAAAAGGTTCTGTATCGCGCAATTGAATATCTAAGTCAATAAACGGATTGTCTTTTACTATATTATAGATTTGCGCTACCGAATGGGCAGCATCACCACACCAAGGTTCAGTGATCAAAATCCAATGTTGTTCATCTTTGATGCGCTGAATACAAGCTTTCATCTCTTCCGATGGCTCAAATTTCTTCAACCATCTATTCATTCTCGACCAGTTTAACTTGGTGTAATTTAGATATTCAGCATCATTATGGTAGACTTCGTATTTTTCAGTATTTTCTAAAATATCCTCGAAGTACCTCTGGTATTCATCAAAATTCATTTTGGACTAATTTTCATCAAAAATACAGAATAATAATATAATTCAGAAAAAAGCTGACGAAGGTCATGGTTTTATACAAATAATATGAGGCAAAGATGACTGCTTTTTTGGGTATTGAGCCCTTCAAAAATGACATATTGTCACAGAACCATGACAATTAACTGTCGGAATGCACGTTTTCTAGGCAGAAAATGTTAAAACAATCCTTTGGCATAAGCGTTGATGAGTATAGAGAAATTAACAACGTAAAAAAGAAAATATATATAAGATATGTCAAAAATTATAGGAATCGACTTAGGAACTACCAACTC encodes:
- a CDS encoding YeiH family protein, with translation MSNKSFALSEDWVVVILGLTIIILALSGVIIPKPSFTWANVEDLSAKVLSLENLKSIGAQFALVYVTAIAGALLLGKNLKSLLIVFPIVMILTVFALILAGNESVKNYNLEAVIFSLAIGLIISNCFKLPQWFKDALSTELYVKIGLVLLGTTVIFGDILKAGMLGLVQALLVVVSVWYFAYWVCRKLKIDKEMSLMLSSAVSICGVSAAIATSGAIKGDSKKLSYVISLVLITAIPMMIFMPYIAEWLNLSQEVTGAWLGGSIDTTGAVVASGSLVGERALEISTIVKFSQNVLLGIAAFFISVYWSYSKSVDDETKKDKPTLKLIWERFPKFVIGFVFVSLLFSFVVTPEANAMVKDSLKSIQGLWFALAFTSIGLETNFKDLFKQDNKKPLYAFLIAQTFNIIVTLIIAMVLFNS
- a CDS encoding four helix bundle protein; the encoded protein is MHDYKRLKIWQKAIELVSDIYKVTCLFPKGEQFNLISQINRAAVSIPSNIAEGAGRNSNKEFIQYLSIAHASTYEVETQLIISRNLGYLEQEDLSGILCNLYEVQKMNYALQKKLRQSV
- a CDS encoding acyl-CoA dehydrogenase family protein encodes the protein MSEEIKNKAIKGGEFVIRETPYTDIFIPEEFDEEAQMIRQTCVDFLDTEVLNKLDRIDAQEEGLMQGLMDKAGELGMLGVSIPEEYGGFGKSFNTSMLVADAVGGGFSFAVALSAHTGIGTLPILYYGNAEQKAKYIPKLGTGEWKAAYCLTEPNSGSDANSGRTSAKLNAEGTHYLINGQKMWITNGGFADIYIVFAKIDDDKNLTAFIVEKDFGGITMNPEEHKLGIKGSSTRQIFFNDCAVPVENMLSERENGFKIAVNILNIGRIKLGAATIGSARSVLSTAINYANERVQFNLPISKFGAIRYKMAESAIRLFANESAAYRAGQNIDDAYDALIEGGMDQAKAKLKSVEQFAIECAIIKVWCSEMLDYVVDEGVQIYGGMGYSAEAPMERAYRDARINRIFEGTNEVNRLLVVDMLLKRAMKGEIDLMGPATAVASELMSIPDFGEEDETAFATEKKIIANLKKTGLMIAGAAVQKLMMSLSKEQEILMNISDIIGYVYVAESALLRAEKLHYSVGGDKAAYAADMAKVYLYSAVDKVNIAGKEALYSFAEGDELNMMLVGLRRFTKAQPFNVKEARQRIAKKLIEENKYCF
- a CDS encoding TIGR01777 family oxidoreductase, producing MAKIVLAGGTGNLGHLLLPYFKEKDDQIVILSRKKMIKHHPGVEFIVWDGLTEGDWTKSLDDADVLINLSGASINRRFNRKNREILYNSRIQPTKLLAKVIERHSNPPKLWVNFSGVSIFNGASGLQDEESVAYGKDFLAKLTQDWEAACLHSSTPNTKKVILRMSPLLSKNSGILEELIPLAKLGLAGTIGSGNQMMPWIHEEDFVRLIDWIIRQEDPAEIFHACSPNPETNKHFMEVLRKAVGRSFGLPLPTPLAKLGALVKGTDSSLLLETVPVTTIVTLKNGFKFNFPYLHDAIKTLIK
- a CDS encoding acetyl-CoA C-acyltransferase — encoded protein: MEAYIVAGFRTAVGKAPRGGFRFMRADDLAADVIKHLVGSVPNLNKEEIDDVIVGNAMPEAEQGLNVARLISLMGLETDKVPGVTVNRYCASGLETIATATAKIKAGMADVIIAGGVEVMSGMPFGGWKIVPNPVVAKENPDWYWGMGLTAEAVAHDFNVSREDQDAFALKSHQKAIAAIQNGHLKDGIVPITVKENYLKDGKMATREYVVDTDEGPRADSTLDALAKLRPVFQADGSVTAGNSSQTSDGAAFVLLMSERKMNELGLKPIAKLISYAVAGVPPRIMGIGPIYAIPKALEQAGLKKEDIDLFELNEAFASQSLAVIRELGLPEEKVNVNGGAIALGHPLGCTGAKLTVQVLNELKRQDKKYGMVTMCVGTGQGAAGIFELL
- a CDS encoding phytoene desaturase family protein; its protein translation is MDAYDAIVVGSGPNGFAAAILLQQQGLKTLLMEGADTLGGGMRTKELTLPGFKHDICSAVHPMALASPFLSSLPLEQHGLKFIYAPYEVAHPIDPKHAAILHRDLKHTAELLGKDSRAYQTLFQPFVDQWEELANDILGPLRIPRNPLLMAKFGLKALPSTSSIAKTFKTEEAKALWAGLCAHGIQPLDNLTTAAVGMVLGTIGHRYGWPMIQGGSQALADALASLFRAIGGEVQTGIWLEDMAQLPKHRVLLLDLTPKQLLAIKGLNLRSGYRNQLSRYRQGMGVFKMDWALSDPIPFHNPEVGKASTVHLGGTLEEIASAEYLTGLGRIPDRPYVLLSQQSVFDPSRAPEGKQTAWAYCHVPHGSTADCSQIIENQIERFAPGFKDTILARHSFNTQQMESYNPNYVGGDINGGLMDLGQLYTRPNFSLTPYRTSNSKVYLTSSSTPPGGGVHGMCGFHAARIALADHFQIKVTL